A single region of the Candidatus Methylacidithermus pantelleriae genome encodes:
- a CDS encoding thioredoxin family protein — MGIRKGESLDMECGPSRVQVSHRRLFGFSLLVMTLLPWLASARGEALVGKPAPEFSLRDYQGKTHRLSDYRGRWVVLEWINVECPFVGKHYRSGNLPRLQKKYRAKGVVWLAICSSAPGKPGYMTPVQAETVLRRMGFGGDAYLLDPDGTTGRAYGARTTPHLFLINPEGKLLYAGAIDDIASVDVGDIARAHNYIEEALEAALAGRPVPHPTSVPYGCSVKYAELP, encoded by the coding sequence ATGGGAATCCGAAAAGGAGAATCTCTAGATATGGAGTGCGGGCCTAGTCGTGTCCAGGTTTCCCATCGGCGCTTGTTTGGGTTCAGTCTATTGGTCATGACCCTTTTGCCGTGGCTGGCAAGCGCAAGGGGAGAAGCCCTCGTTGGAAAGCCGGCGCCCGAGTTTTCCCTCAGGGATTATCAGGGGAAAACGCACCGGCTTTCGGATTACCGGGGAAGATGGGTCGTTTTGGAGTGGATCAATGTGGAATGCCCGTTTGTGGGGAAACATTATAGAAGTGGAAACCTTCCCAGGCTTCAAAAGAAGTACCGGGCCAAAGGGGTGGTATGGCTGGCCATTTGTTCCTCGGCTCCGGGAAAGCCAGGCTACATGACACCGGTGCAGGCGGAGACGGTGTTACGGAGGATGGGCTTTGGCGGGGACGCTTACCTTCTGGATCCTGATGGAACAACCGGGAGGGCTTATGGAGCAAGGACAACGCCTCATCTTTTTCTCATTAACCCGGAGGGAAAGCTTCTCTACGCTGGTGCAATTGATGATATTGCCTCGGTCGATGTGGGGGATATTGCCCGTGCCCATAACTATATCGAGGAAGCGTTGGAGGCGGCGCTAGCGGGCCGGCCAGTTCCTCATCCGACCAGTGTGCCCTACGGGTGTTCAGTGAAATATGCGGAGCTTCCCTGA
- a CDS encoding adenylyltransferase/cytidyltransferase family protein yields MNPSEGLGRGFSALWIPLEEASDFRERLRGQGVRVVATNGCFDLFHPGHLHCLERARTLGDFLWVGVNSDRSVRELKGPGRPIWGEETRIRVLRALRVIDAVTLFDSTTAEGFLEEICPEVYVKGADYNWETLNRHERDVLERLGTKVFFIERVPGYSTTELLGSLDSG; encoded by the coding sequence ATGAATCCTAGTGAGGGATTGGGGAGGGGTTTTTCTGCCCTATGGATTCCACTGGAAGAGGCTTCTGATTTTCGGGAACGACTGCGCGGCCAAGGGGTACGAGTGGTCGCCACCAATGGATGCTTTGATCTTTTTCATCCAGGTCATCTCCACTGTTTGGAAAGGGCTCGCACCCTCGGAGATTTTCTTTGGGTGGGGGTCAATAGCGATCGTTCGGTCCGAGAGCTGAAAGGACCCGGGCGTCCCATCTGGGGCGAAGAGACTCGCATAAGAGTTCTGCGCGCCCTTCGCGTGATTGATGCGGTCACCCTTTTTGATTCGACGACTGCGGAAGGTTTCCTTGAGGAGATCTGTCCTGAGGTTTACGTAAAAGGAGCCGATTATAACTGGGAGACTCTCAACCGCCACGAGCGAGATGTGCTTGAGCGGTTGGGTACGAAGGTGTTCTTTATTGAGCGTGTCCCCGGGTACTCGACAACCGAGCTTCTGGGGTCGCTTGATTCCGGATAG
- the purN gene encoding phosphoribosylglycinamide formyltransferase — translation MGRYRLAVLGSGKGSNFVAIARAIAEGRLDAEIALVVSDRPEAGILEEARRRGIATCVLPPSRFHSRLDPEVEEELARMLKEKRVDLVVLAGFMRILKSPLLTAFPNRIVNIHPSLLPAFKGRDAWRQAWEAKVPVTGCTVHWVTAELDAGPILGQREVPVLPEDTPETLHARIQEAEHELYPEVLQRILEQWTREKT, via the coding sequence ATGGGACGGTACCGGCTGGCGGTCTTAGGCTCGGGAAAGGGGAGTAACTTTGTGGCGATTGCCCGGGCGATTGCGGAAGGCCGGTTAGATGCAGAGATTGCGCTTGTGGTTTCGGACCGGCCGGAGGCAGGAATTCTGGAGGAGGCGCGGCGGCGCGGGATAGCCACCTGCGTTCTTCCCCCGAGTCGGTTTCATAGCCGCTTGGATCCAGAGGTCGAGGAAGAACTTGCGAGAATGTTAAAAGAAAAAAGGGTGGATCTTGTAGTTTTGGCCGGATTTATGCGGATTCTGAAATCTCCGCTGTTAACAGCCTTCCCCAACCGGATCGTTAATATCCATCCCTCTCTTCTTCCTGCCTTCAAAGGGCGGGATGCCTGGCGCCAGGCATGGGAGGCAAAGGTGCCGGTCACCGGATGTACTGTTCACTGGGTGACGGCGGAGCTCGATGCAGGTCCGATCCTCGGGCAAAGGGAGGTCCCTGTGCTGCCAGAGGATACGCCAGAAACCCTGCATGCCCGGATTCAAGAGGCCGAGCACGAGCTTTATCCGGAAGTGCTGCAAAGGATTTTGGAACAATGGACAAGGGAGAAGACGTAA
- the xseA gene encoding exodeoxyribonuclease VII large subunit, which yields MDKGEDVKLWDLWQVPEGGSAPAEPPPRPWTVSELTKRIRWVLEEKFPEVWVCGEISNFRAAPSGHVYFTLKDSEAVLSCVLFREESSRITFAVADGQEVIARGRVTVYDARGQYQLVVRDLQPRGSGSLYQKFEAMKRRLAAEGLFDLARKRSLPIFPERIGLVTSLAGAVVQDFLRILRRRAPGIRVEIRDVRVQGATAAEEIASAIRAFGEEGRVDVVVIARGGGSIEDLWAFNEEVVARALAACPIPTVSAIGHETDFTIADFVADLRAPTPSAAAEMICRDWAQWEEVITGYEHRLHQSVARQLRFWTEKVERFRSHYAFREPRQVLERLCQRLDEKMWALTGAAERNLQERVRRLEILQERWQWNLPKRRMEQIREQLQFLGEKLAALGPQGTLKRGYALVWDLEGRIVREADAKLLGKRVFIDVFRGRLKARVEEVEEGLPIRSP from the coding sequence ATGGACAAGGGAGAAGACGTAAAGCTGTGGGATCTGTGGCAGGTCCCAGAGGGAGGGAGCGCGCCCGCGGAGCCTCCTCCGAGACCTTGGACTGTGAGCGAGCTCACCAAGCGAATCCGCTGGGTGCTTGAAGAAAAATTCCCGGAGGTCTGGGTGTGTGGTGAGATTTCTAACTTTCGGGCAGCGCCTTCGGGGCATGTGTATTTTACCCTCAAAGATTCCGAGGCAGTACTCTCTTGCGTTCTTTTCCGGGAAGAATCCTCTCGGATCACCTTCGCGGTGGCCGACGGGCAGGAAGTCATAGCCCGGGGTCGGGTCACGGTGTACGACGCTCGAGGCCAGTACCAGTTAGTGGTTCGTGACCTTCAACCCAGAGGCAGTGGGAGTTTGTACCAGAAGTTCGAAGCGATGAAACGAAGGCTTGCCGCAGAGGGGCTTTTTGACCTGGCCCGAAAACGCTCCTTGCCGATCTTTCCCGAGCGGATTGGGCTTGTGACTTCACTGGCAGGTGCCGTCGTGCAGGATTTTTTGCGTATCTTGCGCCGGCGGGCCCCGGGGATCCGCGTCGAGATTCGCGATGTTCGAGTCCAAGGAGCCACTGCTGCCGAAGAGATTGCGTCGGCGATCCGGGCGTTTGGAGAGGAGGGACGGGTGGATGTGGTGGTGATCGCTCGGGGGGGAGGAAGTATCGAAGACCTGTGGGCTTTTAACGAGGAAGTCGTTGCTCGGGCCTTGGCAGCCTGCCCGATTCCTACCGTTTCTGCGATAGGGCATGAGACTGACTTCACCATTGCGGATTTTGTGGCTGACCTTCGGGCTCCAACTCCCAGTGCGGCTGCGGAAATGATCTGCCGCGACTGGGCTCAATGGGAGGAAGTGATCACGGGCTACGAGCACCGGCTTCATCAATCAGTCGCCCGCCAGCTGCGGTTTTGGACGGAGAAGGTAGAGCGTTTCCGATCCCATTATGCATTCCGGGAGCCACGACAGGTGCTTGAGCGTCTTTGTCAGAGGCTCGACGAGAAGATGTGGGCTTTGACGGGTGCTGCGGAGCGAAATCTCCAGGAACGCGTGCGCCGGCTAGAGATTCTGCAGGAGCGATGGCAATGGAATCTTCCCAAGCGGAGGATGGAACAGATCCGTGAACAGCTGCAATTTCTGGGCGAAAAGCTCGCTGCTTTGGGACCACAGGGGACCCTAAAACGAGGCTACGCCCTGGTTTGGGACCTGGAGGGGCGAATTGTTCGGGAAGCGGATGCAAAGCTTTTGGGGAAGCGGGTCTTCATTGATGTTTTCCGTGGCCGGCTCAAGGCAAGGGTCGAAGAGGTAGAAGAGGGCTTGCCCATAAGATCACCCTAG
- the tuf gene encoding elongation factor Tu: protein MAKEAFVRTKPHVNVGTIGHVDHGKTTLTAAITQILAKKGLAERKTYDQIDNAPEERERGITINTTHVEYETERRHYAHVDCPGHADYIKNMITGAAQMDGAILVVSAADGPMPQTREHVLLARQVGVPALVVFLNKVDMVDDKELLDLVELEVRDLLSQYGFPGDKVPVIRGSALKALEGDPEEEKNIMALLEAIDSYIPIPERPKDMAFLMPIEDVFNIEGRGTVVTGRVERGTLKRMEEVEVVGLRPTIKTVVTDIEMFRKSLDQAEAGDNVGLLLRGVKKTDVERGQVVAKPGSITPHTRFRAQVYVLTKEEGGRHTPFFSGYRPQFYIRTTDVTGTVKLKEGVEMVMPGDNVELEVELISPVALEKGMQFAIREGGKTVGAGRVTEILE from the coding sequence ATGGCGAAGGAAGCGTTTGTCCGAACGAAACCCCACGTGAATGTGGGAACGATTGGTCATGTGGACCATGGAAAGACCACTTTAACGGCTGCTATTACGCAAATTTTGGCCAAAAAGGGTCTGGCGGAGCGCAAGACGTATGACCAGATTGATAACGCTCCGGAGGAACGGGAGCGTGGGATTACCATCAATACGACCCACGTGGAATACGAGACGGAACGCCGACACTATGCCCATGTGGACTGTCCGGGCCATGCGGACTACATCAAGAATATGATCACCGGAGCTGCTCAGATGGATGGAGCCATTTTGGTGGTCAGCGCCGCGGATGGCCCGATGCCTCAGACGCGGGAACATGTGCTTTTGGCGCGCCAGGTGGGGGTTCCGGCCCTGGTTGTATTTCTTAACAAAGTCGATATGGTGGATGACAAGGAGCTTTTGGACCTGGTCGAGCTTGAGGTCCGGGATCTTCTCTCCCAGTACGGGTTTCCCGGAGACAAGGTACCGGTGATTCGGGGAAGTGCCTTGAAGGCACTGGAAGGCGATCCGGAGGAGGAAAAGAACATTATGGCCCTTCTTGAGGCCATTGATAGTTACATCCCGATCCCCGAACGGCCGAAGGATATGGCCTTTCTCATGCCGATTGAGGACGTGTTCAACATCGAGGGGCGGGGCACGGTGGTTACCGGCCGGGTGGAACGAGGCACGTTGAAGAGAATGGAAGAGGTGGAAGTGGTTGGCCTGCGACCCACGATCAAAACCGTTGTTACGGATATCGAGATGTTTCGCAAAAGCTTGGACCAGGCGGAAGCTGGCGACAATGTGGGTTTGCTTTTGCGAGGCGTCAAAAAGACGGATGTGGAGCGAGGGCAGGTAGTTGCTAAACCGGGAAGCATTACCCCCCATACCCGGTTTCGGGCCCAAGTGTACGTTTTGACCAAAGAGGAGGGAGGTCGGCACACGCCTTTCTTTAGCGGGTATCGGCCCCAGTTCTACATTCGGACCACCGATGTGACGGGGACTGTGAAGCTAAAGGAAGGAGTTGAAATGGTGATGCCAGGCGACAATGTTGAATTGGAAGTGGAACTGATTAGTCCTGTCGCGTTGGAAAAGGGAATGCAGTTTGCCATCCGCGAGGGGGGAAAAACGGTCGGCGCTGGGCGGGTAACGGAGATTTTAGAATAA
- a CDS encoding preprotein translocase subunit SecE, with the protein MATSQSALLDWITYGLLAVAVGGIGWLLYRDRKKIRVFLEETWVELKKCSWPWDPAEKGPKKFRELIDSTVVVVISSILLASIVTSIDFLLAKVVGFLTRLRV; encoded by the coding sequence ATGGCGACTTCTCAGTCAGCTCTCTTAGATTGGATAACCTATGGGTTGCTAGCGGTTGCCGTTGGGGGAATTGGGTGGCTCCTATACCGGGATCGGAAGAAGATCCGGGTCTTTTTGGAAGAGACGTGGGTGGAGCTGAAAAAGTGTTCTTGGCCTTGGGATCCGGCCGAGAAAGGGCCCAAGAAGTTTCGTGAACTCATTGATTCGACGGTAGTTGTGGTGATTTCTTCCATTCTTCTAGCCTCGATTGTGACGAGCATTGACTTTCTTTTGGCAAAGGTGGTGGGCTTTTTGACCAGGCTCCGGGTATAA
- the nusG gene encoding transcription termination/antitermination protein NusG, which yields MIEVNDKERASVAQQSPQETRLGTASTTAEQQWYSLHVLSGQEAKVKKSIEQRAKIEEMGDLIGQVVIPVERVSEIRRGKKVEAERKLFPGYVFVQMKLRDEKNKIIEKTWYFIRETPGVIGFADGDNPLPMPPDQVEALLRQVREGEEKVIPKVAFAVGDRVRVGDGPFLNSEGVIEEIDPEKGKLRVSVSIFGRSTPVDLEYWQVEKIT from the coding sequence ATGATTGAGGTAAATGACAAGGAGAGGGCTTCGGTGGCCCAACAATCGCCGCAGGAGACCCGTTTGGGGACCGCTTCAACGACGGCGGAGCAGCAATGGTACAGTTTGCATGTTCTTTCTGGGCAGGAGGCCAAGGTAAAAAAAAGCATTGAGCAGCGTGCCAAGATTGAGGAGATGGGTGATCTCATTGGGCAGGTCGTCATCCCTGTGGAGCGCGTGTCAGAAATTCGCCGTGGGAAAAAGGTGGAGGCGGAGAGAAAACTTTTCCCCGGCTACGTCTTTGTCCAAATGAAACTCAGGGACGAAAAGAACAAGATTATTGAAAAGACGTGGTATTTTATTCGTGAAACGCCGGGAGTGATTGGTTTTGCTGACGGCGACAATCCTCTTCCAATGCCTCCTGACCAGGTTGAGGCATTGTTGCGCCAGGTGCGGGAAGGCGAAGAGAAGGTGATCCCCAAGGTGGCATTTGCGGTGGGCGATCGAGTTCGGGTTGGCGATGGACCCTTCCTAAATTCGGAAGGGGTGATTGAGGAGATCGACCCGGAGAAGGGAAAATTACGGGTTTCGGTGAGTATCTTTGGTCGTTCCACCCCGGTTGATCTTGAGTATTGGCAGGTAGAGAAAATTACTTGA
- the rplK gene encoding 50S ribosomal protein L11 — protein MAKEVKAVVRLQIPAGQANPAPPVGPALGQHGVNIMAFCKEFNAATQKEAGNILPVVITIYKDKTFSFITKSPPASALLKKAANIASGSKEPNRVKVGQVTRAQVKEIARIKQKDLNCDSEEAAIRMIAGTARSMGIEIVG, from the coding sequence ATGGCTAAGGAAGTGAAAGCGGTGGTTCGTCTCCAGATCCCGGCAGGGCAGGCTAACCCTGCTCCTCCGGTGGGCCCTGCGCTGGGCCAGCACGGCGTGAACATCATGGCTTTCTGCAAGGAGTTTAACGCGGCCACCCAGAAGGAAGCGGGGAATATTCTGCCGGTGGTGATTACGATCTATAAGGACAAGACCTTTTCCTTTATTACGAAATCACCCCCGGCGTCGGCGCTTTTGAAAAAAGCCGCCAATATAGCCAGTGGTTCCAAGGAGCCCAATCGGGTCAAGGTAGGGCAGGTGACACGGGCACAAGTGAAAGAAATCGCTCGGATCAAGCAAAAGGATCTCAATTGTGATTCGGAGGAGGCAGCCATCCGGATGATTGCTGGAACGGCCCGCAGCATGGGGATTGAAATTGTTGGGTAG
- the rplA gene encoding 50S ribosomal protein L1 produces the protein MAVAHSKRYQEASRLVEPGKVYDLAEAIRILKAMPPARFDQSVELAMKLGVDPKQSDQMVRGAVTLPHGTGKKVRILVFAKGEAAERARKAGADYVGLEDLVRKITEGFLDFDVAIATPEAMTEVRKLGKILGPRGLMPNPKTGTVTDNVERAIAECRAGRVEFKLDKNGNIHLLVGKISFAESALQENVRAAVEAVVRARPASAKGRYIESAALSLTFSPSVRIDAASLVKH, from the coding sequence ATGGCGGTAGCTCATAGCAAGAGGTACCAAGAGGCGTCCCGGCTGGTTGAGCCGGGTAAGGTTTATGATCTGGCCGAGGCGATCCGGATTTTGAAAGCGATGCCCCCGGCGCGTTTTGATCAGTCCGTGGAACTGGCCATGAAGTTAGGGGTCGATCCCAAGCAAAGCGACCAGATGGTTCGAGGGGCCGTGACCCTTCCCCATGGGACAGGGAAGAAAGTTCGAATCTTGGTCTTTGCCAAAGGGGAGGCAGCTGAACGAGCCCGGAAGGCGGGTGCCGATTATGTGGGCCTGGAGGACTTGGTCCGGAAGATCACCGAGGGGTTTCTGGATTTTGATGTGGCGATCGCTACACCGGAAGCGATGACGGAGGTCCGCAAGCTGGGAAAGATTTTGGGTCCTCGAGGACTTATGCCGAATCCGAAAACGGGAACTGTAACGGACAATGTGGAAAGGGCGATCGCCGAGTGCCGTGCGGGTCGGGTAGAGTTTAAGCTCGATAAAAACGGTAACATTCATCTTTTGGTTGGGAAAATCTCCTTCGCGGAATCCGCCTTGCAAGAAAATGTTCGGGCGGCGGTTGAGGCAGTAGTGCGTGCCCGCCCGGCCAGTGCGAAAGGGCGATACATTGAGAGCGCCGCGTTATCCCTCACGTTTTCGCCATCGGTACGGATTGATGCGGCAAGTTTGGTCAAACATTGA
- the rplJ gene encoding 50S ribosomal protein L10: MREEKRFLVEEIRQRIRGSSYLIFCDFTGLDVGALSELRRRLKQAGSRSCVVKNTLLQLALEAEGWGSANGFLTGPTMVVAGNDDAISAAKVLASFATEFQKPRIKGGFLERASLDGSQWEALAALPPREVLLARFLGVLSAPASRMLSLLIAPASGLARLLGEKAKKEAGHRNAEEPTGEKGS; encoded by the coding sequence ATGAGAGAGGAAAAGCGTTTCCTGGTCGAGGAAATCCGGCAACGGATCCGGGGGTCCTCCTATCTAATCTTCTGTGACTTTACTGGCCTGGATGTGGGGGCTCTCTCTGAGTTACGGCGGCGGCTCAAGCAGGCTGGCAGTCGTTCGTGTGTGGTCAAAAATACCCTGTTGCAGCTGGCGCTGGAGGCTGAGGGATGGGGGTCCGCGAATGGCTTTCTTACAGGCCCAACCATGGTGGTTGCTGGGAATGACGATGCGATCTCGGCTGCGAAGGTTTTGGCAAGTTTTGCGACGGAATTTCAAAAGCCGCGGATTAAGGGCGGGTTTCTGGAGCGAGCTTCCTTGGACGGATCGCAGTGGGAAGCGTTGGCGGCGCTGCCGCCCAGGGAGGTTCTTTTGGCACGATTCCTTGGGGTTCTTTCGGCACCGGCCAGTCGCATGCTTTCTCTCCTAATCGCGCCGGCGAGCGGCCTAGCAAGGCTGTTAGGAGAGAAAGCGAAAAAGGAGGCTGGGCACCGAAACGCGGAGGAACCGACAGGGGAAAAAGGGAGTTAA
- the rplL gene encoding 50S ribosomal protein L7/L12, with the protein MADLDAIVEQLSQLTVLEVSELTKKLEARWGVTAAAPVAVAGVAGVPVAGEAAPAPKEEAKTTFDVILKEVGPNKIAVIKEVRAAVSGLGLAEAKALVESAPKPIKQGVTKEEAEAIRKKIEAVGAKVEIQ; encoded by the coding sequence ATGGCGGATCTAGACGCAATAGTGGAACAGCTGAGTCAGTTGACCGTTCTTGAGGTTTCGGAGCTGACGAAGAAACTCGAGGCCCGTTGGGGGGTGACTGCCGCCGCTCCCGTGGCGGTGGCCGGTGTAGCCGGTGTACCGGTGGCCGGCGAGGCAGCTCCCGCTCCCAAGGAAGAGGCCAAGACGACGTTTGACGTCATTCTCAAGGAGGTTGGGCCCAATAAAATTGCGGTCATTAAAGAGGTTCGTGCCGCAGTAAGCGGGCTAGGCCTTGCAGAGGCCAAGGCTCTCGTAGAAAGCGCTCCGAAGCCGATCAAACAGGGGGTAACGAAAGAGGAAGCGGAAGCCATCCGGAAAAAGATTGAAGCGGTCGGAGCCAAGGTGGAGATCCAGTAA